The Desulfovibrio oxyclinae DSM 11498 genomic interval ATGATGCTGCTCGACAAGGCCTCCCTCGAGCGCTCCGGCGCCGTGGCTCAGGGTCTGTCCGCAATCAACACCTACATCGGTGAAAACGAAGTCGACGACTACGTCCGCATGGTCCGCACCGACCTCATGCACATCGTTCGCGACGACCTCATTTTCGACCTCGGCCGTCACGTCGACGACTCCGTCCATCTCTTTGAAGAGTGGGGCCTGCCCTGCTGGATCAAGAAGGACGGCAAGAACCTCGACGGCGCCAAGGCTAAGGCTGAAGGCCTGGCCCTGCGCAACGGCGACTCCCCGGTCCGTTCCGGTCGCTGGCAGATGATGATCAACGGTGAGTCCTACAAGTGCATCGTGGCAGAAGCTGCCAAGAACGCACTGGGCGAAGACCGTTACATGGAGCGCATCTTCATCGTTAAGATGCTGCTGGACGCCAACGAGCCCAACCGCATCGCCGGTGCAGTCGGCTTCTCCACCCGTGAAAACAAGGTCTACTACTTCCGCTGCAACGCTGCTGTCGTTGCCTGCGGTGGTGCCGTTAACGTGTACCGCCCCCGCTCCACCGGTGAGGGTATGGGTCGCGCTTGGTACCCCGTCTGGAACGCCGGCTCCACCTACACCATGGTGGCTCAGGTTGGCGGCGAAATGACCATGATGGAAAACCGCTTCGTCCCCGCCCGCTTCAAGGACGGTTACGGACCGGTCGGCGCTTGGTTCCTGCTCTTCAAGGCGAAAGCCACCAACTACAAGGGCGAAGACTACTGCGAAACCAACCGCGCCATGCTCAAGCCCTACGAAGATCGCGGCTACGCCAAGGGTCACATCATCCCGACCTGCCTGCGTAACCACATGATGCTTCGCGAAATGCGCGAAGGTCGTGGTCCGATCTACATGGACACCAAGACTGCGCTGCTGAACACGGTCAACAACGACCTGACCAGCCCCGAGTGGAAGCACCTCGAGTCCGAAGCCTGGGAAGACTTCCTCGACATGTGCGTCGGCCAGGCCAACCTCTGGGCCGCCACCAACTGCGCTCCGGAAGACCGCGGCTCCGAAATCATGCCGACTGAACCCTACCTCCTCGGCTCCCACTCCGGTTGCTGCGGTATCTGGGTTTCCGGTCCGGATGAAGACTGGGTCCCCGAAGAGTACAAGATCAAGGCTGACAACGGTAAGGTCTACAACCGCATGACCTCCGTCAACGGCCTCTGGACCTGTGCTGACGGTGTTGGCGCCTCCGGTCACAAGTTCTCCTCCGGTTCCCACGCTGAAGGCCGCATCGTCGGTAAGCAGATGGTCCGCTGGGTTGTTGACCACAAGGACTTCAAGCCCACTCCGAAGGAAAACGCTGCCGACCTCGCCAAAGAGATCTACCAGCCGTACTACACCTACCTCGAGGGTAAGGACATCTCCACCGACCCGGTGGTGAACCCGAACTACATCACCCCGAAGAACTTCATGATGCGCCTCATCAAGTGCACCGATGAATACGGTGGTGGTGTTGCTACCCTCTACATGACTTCCAAGGCTCTGCTGAACACCGGCTTCTGGCTGCTCGGCATGCTCGAAGAAGACTCCAAGAAAATGGCCGCTCGCGACCTGCACGAACTGATGCGCTGCTGGGAGCAGTTCCACCGCCTGTGGACTGTCCGCCTGCACATGCAGCACATCGAGTTCCGCGAAGAATCCCGCTACCCGGGCTTCTACTACCGCGGCGACTTCATGGGTCTCGACGACTCCAAGTGGAAGTGCTTCGTGAACTCCAAGTATGATCCGGAAACCGGAGATACCACCGTGTTCAAGAAGCCCTACATCCAGATTGTTGCTGACTAAGTAATGATCCCCAGCGGCCGCAGGCTCCGGCCTGCGGCCGCTTTCTTTCTCAGACCTTCGGCAAAATGGTCTGAATCCGGATTGGAACACATGCGGATGATCCAGGCCGGATTTAGGCCATTTTGTTGGCTGTGCCTCAACATCATTAGGGAGGAGTGTGAGAATGTCGAACAACAGTATTCTCGTAGTAGGCGGAGGATTCGCCGGGATCACCGCCGCCCTCGAGGCCGCAGAGGTCGGGCACGAGGTTTACATCATAGAAACCAACCCATACCTCGGTGGAAGGGTGGCACAACTGAATAAATATTTCCCCAAGCAGTGTCCTCCTTCCTGCGGGCTGGAAATCCAGTTCCAGCGCATCAAGAACAACCCCAATGTGAAATTCTACACCATGGCCGAAGTGGTCTCCGTCTCCGGCGGCCCGGGCAGCTATGACGTGAAGATCAAGCAGCGCCCCCGTTACGTCAACGGCCGGTGTACCGCTTGCGGCGAATGTGAAAAGGCCTCCTGGACCAAGTTTGAAAACGAATTCGAGCTGGGCCTGAGCAAACGCAAAGCCGCTTACAAGACCCATCCGTTCATGTTCCCCATGCAGTACGTGGTGGAAGGCGACAAAATCGATCCCGCCGAGCTCAAGGCCATCGCCAAGGCATGTCCTTATGAAGCCGTCGAGACCGAAGACGCCGAAAAGCTTTTCGACCTGCAGGTCGGTTCCGTTGTATGGGCCACCGGCTGGAAGCCCTACGAAGCCGAAAAGCTGGAGACCCTCGGTGGCGGCAAGCTGCCCAACGTGGTCACCAACATGCAGTTCGAGCGTTTGGCCGCTGCCAACGGTCCCACAGAAGGCAAGATTGTCCGCCCGTCCGACAAGGCCGAGCCCCAGCGCATCGCCTTTGTTCAGTGCGCCGGTTCCCGTGATCAGAATCATTTGAACTACTGTTCCTACATCTGCTGCATGGCTTCGCTGAAGCACGTGCGCTACCTGCGCGAACAGTACCCGGACGCGGTCATCGTGATCTACTACATCGACCTGCGCACCCCGGGCCGCTACGACAAGTTCAAGGCCATGACCTGTGACGATCCCAAGCTCTCCCTCGTGAAGGGCAAGGTCGCCAATATTTGCGAAGACACCGGCAAGAACCCGGTGGTCACCGTCGAAGACGCCGTCAGCGGCATCAAGAGCGACGAGAAGTTCGACATGGTCGTGCTCGCCACCGGCATGCAGCCCAGCACCGCCGGCCAGCAGATCCAGATCGGCGCCCAGGTGGACGAGGAAGGCTTCGTCGTCGGCGGCGATGACAAGGGTTTCGTGGCCGCCGGATGCGCCAAGCAGCCGCTTGACGTTATGAAGTCTGCCCAGTCCGGCACCAGTGCCGCTCTGAAGGCTATCCAAACCGTTGTTGGGAGGTAAATGATGGCTGATAAGCTTGGTGTATATATCTGTGAAGGATGCGACATCGGGAAGGATCTCGACGTCGCCGCCATGGCTGAGCTTGTGGGCAAGGGCAAATACTCTTCCATCTGCCCGGTGGTGAAGACCAACAAGGTTCTTTGCAGCCCTGAAGCCAAGGCGGAAATCGAAGCCGACATCAAGGAAAACGAGCTGGGCGGCGTGGTTGTCTGCGCCTGTTCCCCCCGCGTCAAGTGGGACGTTTTCGAGTTTGGCAAAACCCAGTGCGAGCGCGTGAACCTGCGCGAACAGGCCGTCTGGTCCTTCCGTGAGGACAAGGCCAACCCCGGCCAGCTGCAGGAAATCGCCCGCGACTACGTTCACATGGGCATCGCCAAGGCCTCCAAGAGCAACAACCCGGACCCCGAAGTCCCCGACTGCAACAAGACCATTCTGGTCATGGGCGGCGGTTTCACCGGCCTGAACGCGGCGCTTTACGCCACGGGCATGGGATACGACGTGGTTCTGGTGGA includes:
- a CDS encoding CoB--CoM heterodisulfide reductase iron-sulfur subunit A family protein — its product is MSNNSILVVGGGFAGITAALEAAEVGHEVYIIETNPYLGGRVAQLNKYFPKQCPPSCGLEIQFQRIKNNPNVKFYTMAEVVSVSGGPGSYDVKIKQRPRYVNGRCTACGECEKASWTKFENEFELGLSKRKAAYKTHPFMFPMQYVVEGDKIDPAELKAIAKACPYEAVETEDAEKLFDLQVGSVVWATGWKPYEAEKLETLGGGKLPNVVTNMQFERLAAANGPTEGKIVRPSDKAEPQRIAFVQCAGSRDQNHLNYCSYICCMASLKHVRYLREQYPDAVIVIYYIDLRTPGRYDKFKAMTCDDPKLSLVKGKVANICEDTGKNPVVTVEDAVSGIKSDEKFDMVVLATGMQPSTAGQQIQIGAQVDEEGFVVGGDDKGFVAAGCAKQPLDVMKSAQSGTSAALKAIQTVVGR
- the aprA gene encoding adenylyl-sulfate reductase subunit alpha, whose translation is MALLPINEAPKGIELAEPEVIEQDVDLLLVGGGMGNCGVAFEAARWIEKVDPSISMMLLDKASLERSGAVAQGLSAINTYIGENEVDDYVRMVRTDLMHIVRDDLIFDLGRHVDDSVHLFEEWGLPCWIKKDGKNLDGAKAKAEGLALRNGDSPVRSGRWQMMINGESYKCIVAEAAKNALGEDRYMERIFIVKMLLDANEPNRIAGAVGFSTRENKVYYFRCNAAVVACGGAVNVYRPRSTGEGMGRAWYPVWNAGSTYTMVAQVGGEMTMMENRFVPARFKDGYGPVGAWFLLFKAKATNYKGEDYCETNRAMLKPYEDRGYAKGHIIPTCLRNHMMLREMREGRGPIYMDTKTALLNTVNNDLTSPEWKHLESEAWEDFLDMCVGQANLWAATNCAPEDRGSEIMPTEPYLLGSHSGCCGIWVSGPDEDWVPEEYKIKADNGKVYNRMTSVNGLWTCADGVGASGHKFSSGSHAEGRIVGKQMVRWVVDHKDFKPTPKENAADLAKEIYQPYYTYLEGKDISTDPVVNPNYITPKNFMMRLIKCTDEYGGGVATLYMTSKALLNTGFWLLGMLEEDSKKMAARDLHELMRCWEQFHRLWTVRLHMQHIEFREESRYPGFYYRGDFMGLDDSKWKCFVNSKYDPETGDTTVFKKPYIQIVAD